The following coding sequences lie in one Cannabis sativa cultivar Pink pepper isolate KNU-18-1 chromosome 5, ASM2916894v1, whole genome shotgun sequence genomic window:
- the LOC115716874 gene encoding 28 kDa ribonucleoprotein, chloroplastic — protein sequence MATLEASFSICSFHSSSSSSSSATKLASFPKTLAYPLKLNSPKPTIVLPHKAFFSPLTRKPSFQLCCAVQEIAVEENPEVTQVENQKRKLYVVNLPWSLSVVDIKELFGSCGTVSDVEIIKQEDGKNRGFAFVTMSSGDEAQAAIEKFNLQEVSGRVIRVEFAKRFKKPSPPRPPGPRPGETHHKLYVSNLEWKARSTHLRDLFSENFNPVSARVVFDAPKGRSSGYGFVSFATREEAEAALSSLDGKELLGRPLRLKFSERKVDQSKTQKEEGITLEGETESQKEEETTLEGQTENQMEEEITLEGQTEES from the exons ATGGCGACATTGGAAGCTTCGTTCTCTATCTGCTCATTTCACTcctcttcttcgtcttcttcatCAGCCACCAAACTCGCTTCATTCCCCAAAACATTAGCCTACCCATTAAAGCTCAACTCACCCAAACCCACCATTGTTCTTCCCCACAAAGCATTCTTTTCTCCACTCACAAGAAAACCCAGCTTCCAACTATGCTGCGCGGTTCAGGAAATCGCCGTAGAAGAAAACCCAGAAGTAACCCAAGTCGAGAACCAGAAGAGAAAGCTGTACGTGGTCAATCTTCCATGGTCTCTTTCTGTAGTAGACATAAAAGAACTCTTTGGCTCCTGTGGGACTGTTTCGGACGTTGAG ATTATAAAGCAAGAAGATGGAAAGAACAGAGGGTTTGCTTTTGTGACAATGTCTTCTGGGGATGAAGCTCAGGCTGCTATTGAAAAGTTTAATCTTCAG GAAGTATCAGGCAGAGTTATCAGGGTTGAATTTGCAAAGCGTTTCAAAAAACCATCTCCCCCTCGTCCTCCTGGCCCCCGTCCTGGGGAGACACACCATAAGCTTTATGTGTCTAATCTCGAATGGAAAGCAAGATCAACCCATCTTAGagatttgttttctgaaaatttTAATCCAGTTTCAGCCAGGGTTGTATTTGATGCTCCTAAAGGAAGATCTTCAGGGTATGGATTTGTTTCTTTTGCCACAAGAGAGGAAGCTGAGGCTGCATTGTCATCTTTGGATGGAAAG GAATTGTTGGGCCGACCGCTTCGCTTAAAGTTCAGCGAAAGAAAAGTGGATCAATCTAAAACCCAAAAGGAAGAGGGGATCACCTTAGAGGGCGAGACTGAAAGCCAGAAGGAAGAGGAAACCACCTTAGAGGGTCAGACCGAAAACCAAATGGAAGAGGAAATCACCTTGGAGGGTCAAACCGAAGAGTCATAG
- the LOC115716581 gene encoding RING-H2 finger protein ATL52, which yields MGSLGSPKTWVPYLNNKDCSQGFCSLYCPQWCYMISPPPPPLDFPEDNHSSPNFSPLVVAIIGILVSAFLLVSYYTLISKYCGNMDQGRRFREDNNNNNQDDDFEEDHYPSDHEPWHVVTNGLDEALIKSITVCKYNKGDGFIDGTDCSVCLNEFQEEESVRLLPKCNHAFHIQCIDTWLRSHSNCPLCRAQVVCVNASTNPTQLPSPMAETSSSNETIEENPFREIENGVLGRDQNSERSSRVEEFEIGNNGGNVRKTSSLRAFSDLEERHTVIEIRDEIRRSISMDHPGRNRVSIADILNHGNEEDDEEEEEECSIGKNERRKGVSISVRNPVVMKRSFSSGRFFHGRGRNSSVIPI from the coding sequence ATGGGGTCTTTAGGAAGCCCAAAAACATGGGTACCATACCTTAACAACAAAGATTGTTCACAAGGCTTCTGTAGTTTATACTGTCCACAATGGTGTTACATGATCAGTCCACCTCCACCACCATTAGATTTCCCAGAAGACAATCATTCATCTCCAAATTTCTCCCCTCTTGTGGTAGCAATCATTGGAATTTTGGTCAGTGCTTTCCTTCTGGTAAGTTATTACACCTTAATTTCCAAGTACTGTGGAAACATGgatcaaggaagaagattcaGAGAAGACAATAATAACAACAACCAAGATGATGATTTTGAAGAAGATCATTACCCATCTGATCATGAGCCATGGCATGTGGTCACTAATGGGTTAGATGAAGCTCTGATAAAATCAATCACAGTTTGTAAGTACAATAAAGGTGATGGCTTTATTGATGGAACAGATTGTTCAGTTTGTCTAAATGAATTTCAAGAAGAAGAAAGCGTTAGATTATTACCCAAATGCAATCACGCTTTTCATATTCAATGTATTGATACTTGGCTCAGATCACATTCGAATTGCCCTTTGTGTCGCGCACAAGTTGTTTGTGTAAATGCCTCAACGAATCCGACCCAGCTCCCATCTCCAATGGCGGAAACCTCGTCCAGCAACGAAACAATTGAAGAGAACCCATTTCGGGAAATCGAAAATGGCGTTCTGGGTCGTGATCAGAACTCGGAAAGATCATCTAGGGTTGAAGAATTCGAGATCGGTAATAATGGCGGTAACGTTCGAAAGACGAGTTCGCTCCGTGCTTTCAGTGATTTGGAAGAGAGACATACAGTAATTGAAATCAGAGATGAGATCAGACGGTCGATATCGATGGATCATCCAGGTCGGAATCGAGTGTCCATAGCTGATATTCTTAACCATGGCAAcgaagaagatgatgaagaagaagaagaggaatgtTCAATTGGGAAAAATGAGAGAAGAAAAGGGGTTTCGATTAGTGTAAGAAATCCAGTTGTAATGAAGAGATCGTTTTCGAGTGGTAGATTTTTCCATGGAAGAGGACGAAACTCTTCTGTTATTCCcatctga
- the LOC115715733 gene encoding transcription factor bHLH71: MALEALPNNSNELFNFVMIYDTISATPINNNNTYQISSPTTTTTTTTNSTTNNWLPPPPPPSQGIISTNTSSLLVTRNCEKAIEEEDDDDGDGDNKELGQGQGHNNGDRMMMMMMRTRARRRFQEQEQEQEQERRNNNLGGVVRKKRKRKPRVCKNKEEAETQRMTHIAVERNRRKQMNEHLAVLRSLMPDSYVQRGDQASIVGGAIEFVKELEHLLQSLEAQKLQAMNTNTNNNNNNNNSGEEPMVDNANANDKDNDNDNDDDHHDDKDDEMVAHHHHHHQRAAPFAQFFVYPQYTWSQISNKYTSKTKAAIADIEVTLIETHASLRIFTRRSPRQLSNLIAGFQSLHLTVLHLNLTTLNPFVLYSLSLKVEEGCLLSSVDDIAAAVHHMLTIIIEEETTMPMCC, from the exons ATGGCTTTAGAAGCTTTACCTAATAATTCAAATGAGCTTTTCAACTTCGTTATGATCTATGATACTATCTCAGCAACTccaatcaataataataatacctaTCAAATCTCTTCACCCACaaccacaacaacaacaacaacaaattcTACTACTAATAATTGGTTACCACCACCTCCTCCTCCTTCTCAAGGCATTATTAGTACTAATACTAGTAGTTTGTTGGTGACCCGAAATTGCGAAAAGGcgatagaagaagaagatgatgatgatggtgatggtGATAATAAGGAATTAGGGCAAGGGCAAGGGCATAATAATGGGGAtagaatgatgatgatgatgatgaggacGAGGGCGAGGAGGCGGTTTCAAGAGCAAGAGCAGGAGCAAGAGCAAGAGCGGCGTAATAATAATTTGGGAGGAGTTGttaggaagaagagaaagagaaagccAAGGGTTTGTAAGAACAAAGAAGAAGCTGAGACTCAAAGGATGACTCACATTGCTGTTGAGAGAAATCGAAGGAAACAAATGAATGAACATCTTGCTGTTTTGCGTTCCCTAATGCCTGATTCTTATGTCCAAAGG ggTGATCAAGCTTCAATAGTAGGTGGTGCTATAGAATTTGTAAAAGAACTTGAACATCTTTTACAATCACTTGAAGCTCAGAAGCTCCAAGCAATGAACACTAATaccaataacaacaacaacaacaacaatagtgGAGAAGAACCAATGGTGGATAATGCTAATGCTAATGATAAagataatgataatgataatgatgatgatcatCATGATGATAAAGATGATGAGATGGtagctcatcatcatcatcatcatcaacgtGCAGCTCCTTTTGCACAATTCTTTGTATATCCTCAGTACACATGGTCTCAAATCTCAAACAAGTACACTTCAAAAACTAAGGCAGCCATAGCTGATATTGAGGTAACCTTGATTGAAACTCATGCAAGCCTTCGAATTTTCACTCGTCGAAGCCCTAGACAGCTCTCTAACCTCATTGCCGGATTCCAATCTCTTCATCTCACTGTTCTCCACCTCAATCTCACCACTCTCAATCCCTTTGTGCTCTACTCTCTCAGTCTCAAg GTTGAAGAAGGTTGTCTACTGAGTTCAGTAGATGATATAGCAGCAGCAGTTCACCACATGCTTACAATAATAATTGAAGAAGAAACTACTATGCCTATGTGTTGTTAA